One genomic segment of Sanyastnella coralliicola includes these proteins:
- a CDS encoding RNA-binding S4 domain-containing protein — MEEFTLTQDYIELIRLLKLLQWVPSGGIAKMVVEDELVFVNGELELRKRRKLVNGDVVEFDGMEVKVVSA, encoded by the coding sequence ATGGAAGAGTTTACACTCACGCAAGATTACATCGAACTTATTCGCTTACTTAAACTGCTTCAGTGGGTTCCAAGCGGAGGCATTGCCAAAATGGTAGTGGAAGATGAGTTGGTATTTGTCAATGGTGAGCTTGAACTTCGCAAACGTCGAAAACTCGTCAATGGAGATGTTGTAGAATTCGACGGAATGGAGGTTAAGGTAGTATCTGCTTGA